The DNA region GctgctttgttttaaaagtgaatCACTAAATGACTAAACTATTGACAATAAATGATGGCTATTTTATATCATAACATTATGGCTCATCAttacacatttagtcatttagcttttatccaaagtgactcagaaaaactattattattattattattattacaaatataatgtttatcaTGTCCCTCCTAAAAGTCTCTCGAGTCTTTGCTTTTTATACTTACAGACTCCTCAGGAAATTCAAACGTGCTTTCCGTCCCTAGACCGGTCATGTAGATGTAGATGTTGTCATCTTTACaactgcattaaataaaaatttaaagatgattgtttattttagcaCTTTATTTCACAGTCCTGTTATCCATGTACACTAGTGTGTAACTGTAATAACTATCCCTAAACCCACCTCTAAACTTATACCTGACCCATATTAAGTACTTGTGGTTATCATTATTTTGTTGGGTATAAGAACTATAAGTACACTGCAAAAGTTCATGTACTGTAAAACGTGCAACCATGAGAACAGTTTCCAAAATCTAACTTGATCAAATAGCTTTTTGACCTGCAAGTGGTGCTGTCACTTAACATATAAAACCTATATAtgtagatacacacacacatacacacacacacacacacacacacacacacacacacacacacacgcacacacattctgTATAGCATAGAAAGATTTCTTCTGAATAGACAAACAGACCTGTCTATGACTTTCTTATTAGTGCACTCATTCCCTTGAAGAACATTCAGGAAGTTCTGTGGGGTCACATCCTGTAAAATCAATTTTTTCATAAGTCAAAATAGTTTTCAGATATTGAATATAAACATCAACATAATATTTGACATTACAAACGTTACCTTTCCAGTGTAATCCTTCAGAACTCCTTTATACACGTTTTCATTACCCAGTACACTGAGAATGTGTTGCTTGTGGTGGTTACTGCAggtagagaaagagaagaaaagtgTGAAATACAATTTCCAACAATCTGTTTTCTATATTCTATGATCACTTGTTTGCAGAACtgataaaactatttatttcatttctaaaactttttttaaacagacttCTGTCCTTCACACTGCACTACACTTGATGTGtaatatgacaataaataaaaaggaaaaagtcTAACACActtataagtgtttttctaaTGACTGGAGCAGTGATGGTGAATTTGACTGAATTTACTGTATAGTATCTATTTCTCTCTGAGAAGCTAATGTGTCAGGGCTTCATTACACTGTTGTTTCATAAACAGGTTAATGTTTAGCAGTGACTATTACATTCAACCACGatacaaaactgaaaatattacTCACTTGTGATGATCAGCGATGTCATCATACATCATCGTCACAATCTGATCATCAGGAATTTCTTGTCTCTTAATCAACTGATAGTGACAGCACACATTGGcctgaaacacaaatgaaacaaatgatttCCATGTGTATTTACAGTCATCACATACAAGCTGAAGGACAGCACATCTAG from Triplophysa dalaica isolate WHDGS20190420 unplaced genomic scaffold, ASM1584641v1 Contig13, whole genome shotgun sequence includes:
- the LOC130417094 gene encoding legumain-like; this encodes MSGKKWVLLVAGSKGWKNYKHQANVCCHYQLIKRQEIPDDQIVTMMYDDIADHHNNHHKQHILSVLGNENVYKGVLKDYTGKDVTPQNFLNVLQGNECTNKKVIDSCKDDNIYIYMTGLGTESTFEFPEESLHASEFIAAIQNMTDKNKFSKMIIFVDSSYSANLFKNQLTDNEKGKLSSLIRLTLVLFESSVSIIHLFHLF